The sequence GATCCTGCTGGGCCTGCTCCTGGCCCTCGTCACCTTCGGCGGCGGGCGCGAGCACTCCTGATGCCGCGTCGCGTGGGCGTGATGGGCGGCACCTTCGATCCCGTCCACCACGGCCACCTGGTCGCGGCCTCCGAGGTGCAGGCGTGGTTCGACCTCGACGAGGTCGTCTTCGTGCCGACCGGCTCGCCGTGGCAGAAGGCCGAGCGTGAGGTCTCCCCGGCCGAGCACCGCTACCTGATGACCGTCATCGCGACGGCGGCCAACCCGCGCTTCGTCGTCTCTCGGGTCGACATCGACCGCGAGGGCCCGACCTACACCATCGACACGCTGCGTGACCTGCGAGCGCAGCGACCTGACGACGAGCTGTTCTTCATCACCGGTGCTGACGCGCTGGCCGACATCTTCACCTGGCGCGACGTCGAGGAGCTGTTCGAGCTCGCCCAGTTCGTCGGGTGCACGCGGCCCGGCTACGACATGGACTCCCGGACCCTCGACGCCATTCCGTCCGACCGCGTGACCATGGTGGAGATCCCGGCCCTGGCGATCTCCTCCACCGACTGCCGCGAGCGCGTACGCCGAGGCGCACCGATCTGGTACCTCGTGCCCGACGGCGTCGTCCAGTACGTCGGCAAGCACGACCTCTATGCCACCCCACACCCCAAGGATGTCCAGTGACTGCCACCGACCACGCCCTCGAACTCGTCCAGGTCGCCGCTGCGGCGGCAGCCGACAAGCTGGCCCAGCAGGTGATCGCCTTCGACGTCAGCGAGCAGCTCGCCATCACCGACGCGTTCGTGCTGGCCTCGGCCAGCAACGAGCGCCAGGTCAAGGCGATCGTCGACGAGGTTGAGGACAAGCTGCGCGAGGTCGACGCCAAGCCGATCCGCCGCGAGGGGCACCGCGAGGGCCGCTGGGTCCTGCTCGACTACGGCGAGATCGTCGTGCACGTCCAGCACGAGGAGGAGCGCCAGTTCTATGCCCTCGAGCGGCTGTGGCGCGACTGTCCCTCGATCCCGGTCCCGCAGCCGGGACCACCTGCCGCTGACGCGTGAGCCGGACATTGGTCCTGCTGCGCCACGGCCAGACTGCCTGGAACCTCGAGCGGCGCGCCCAGGGACACACCGACATCCCCCTCGACGAGACCGGCCGGGAGCAGGCTCGGGCTGTTGCCGTCGCGATCGCGGCGCTGGAGCCGGCCGCCCTGTGGAGCTCGGACCTGCTCCGGGCCAGCGCCACCGCCGACGAGGTCGCCCGCACCACCGGGCTCGACGTGCGCACGGACGAGCGGTTGCGCGAGTTCGACGTGGGGGACCGGTCCGGGATGACCATCGCCGAGTTCGAAGCGGCGTTCCCGACCCAGCACGCTGCGTGGCAGGCCACCGGGGGGCTCTTCGAGTCCGCCGAAGGCGTGCCGGGCGCAGAGAGCTCCGACGACGTCGCCGAGCGGATCGTGCCCGCCCTGCGCGAGGCGCTCTCCTCGGTCGGGACGGGCGAGACGGTCTGCGTCGTCGGGCACGGGGCCTCCTCCAAGGTCGGCCTGACCGCCCTCCTCGGCTGGGACCGGGTCATGGGCCGGACCCTGCGCGGCATGGACAACTGTGGGTGGGCCACGCTGGTCGAGACCGGACCCGACGAGGGGTTGAGGCTGGTGGCCTACAACCGGGTCGCACCCGATTTCACAACTGCGGGAGCCGTTGGCTAAGATTCCGCGAGTTGTCCGGCCGAGGTTTGGCCGGGCGCCCCGATGGGGGTGTGGCGCAGCTGGTAGCGCATCTGCATGGCATGCAGAGGGTCAGGGGTTCGAGTCCCCTCACCTCCACCATCACAGGCCGGATCCTCGAC comes from Nocardioides piscis and encodes:
- a CDS encoding histidine phosphatase family protein, with translation MSRTLVLLRHGQTAWNLERRAQGHTDIPLDETGREQARAVAVAIAALEPAALWSSDLLRASATADEVARTTGLDVRTDERLREFDVGDRSGMTIAEFEAAFPTQHAAWQATGGLFESAEGVPGAESSDDVAERIVPALREALSSVGTGETVCVVGHGASSKVGLTALLGWDRVMGRTLRGMDNCGWATLVETGPDEGLRLVAYNRVAPDFTTAGAVG
- the rsfS gene encoding ribosome silencing factor, which translates into the protein MTATDHALELVQVAAAAAADKLAQQVIAFDVSEQLAITDAFVLASASNERQVKAIVDEVEDKLREVDAKPIRREGHREGRWVLLDYGEIVVHVQHEEERQFYALERLWRDCPSIPVPQPGPPAADA
- the nadD gene encoding nicotinate-nucleotide adenylyltransferase; translated protein: MGGTFDPVHHGHLVAASEVQAWFDLDEVVFVPTGSPWQKAEREVSPAEHRYLMTVIATAANPRFVVSRVDIDREGPTYTIDTLRDLRAQRPDDELFFITGADALADIFTWRDVEELFELAQFVGCTRPGYDMDSRTLDAIPSDRVTMVEIPALAISSTDCRERVRRGAPIWYLVPDGVVQYVGKHDLYATPHPKDVQ